A stretch of Lepidochelys kempii isolate rLepKem1 chromosome 14, rLepKem1.hap2, whole genome shotgun sequence DNA encodes these proteins:
- the LOC140898241 gene encoding zinc finger protein 774-like isoform X3, translated as MDTLGDMRELGLCCEGFLISKPSVISWLERGEEPWIPSLWGYEEREISRDAHTAGDGMVSENKEENPQQEGPEQMETHGILSGRSERNVFQNPEHKEALQSQCRPERHQGNQPGQRQGKSAQKSRGVKQIKETVQQRIPTGERPNTCNNCGKSFLCRSALITHQRIHTGEKPFKCPECGKSFCKKSALTDHQRTHTGQRPYKCNECEKSFTCNSHLRSHQRIHRGERPYECPHCGKLFRHSSTLIRHKKIQTGHKA; from the exons GATTTCTGATTTCCAAACCCAGTGTGATCTCCtggctggaacgaggggaggagccATGGATCCCCAGTCTCTGGGGCTATGAGGAAAGGGAGATCTCAAGAGATGCCCACACAG CAGGTGatgggatggtgagtgagaacAAGGAGGAGAACCCTCAGCAGGAAGGTCCCGAGCAAATGGAAACACATGGGATTCTATCAGGAAGATCTGAAAGGAATGTTTTCCAGAACCCTGAGCACAAGGAGGCCTTGCAGAGTCAGTGCAGACCAGAGAGACATCAGGGAAACCAGCCAGGGCAGAGACAGGGTAAATCCGCTCAGAAGAGCAGAGGGGTTAAGCAAATCAAAGAAACTGTTCAGCAGAGAATCCCCACTGGAGAGAGACCAAACACGTGCAacaactgtgggaaaagcttcctttgcagATCAGCCCTTATTActcaccagagaatccacacaggagaaaaaccCTTTAAATGCCCtgaatgtgggaaaagtttcTGCAAGAAGTCAGCCCTTACTGACCACCAGAGAACTCACACAGGGCAGAGACCTTACAAATGCAATGAATGCGAGAAAAGCTTTACTTGCAACTCACACCTTCGATCACATCAGAGAATTCACaggggagagagaccctatgaatgcccCCACTGCGGGAAACTATTCCGGCACAGCTCAACCCTCATTAGGCATAAGAAAATCCAAACAGGACACAAAGCCTAG